One window from the genome of Mucilaginibacter ginsenosidivorans encodes:
- a CDS encoding DUF5977 domain-containing protein, translating to MNLSYHASGNKVTDVASWVGLGWSVQAGGAVTRHVMGGPDDDTYGYLRGYLRYAPSLDMTVDTDMDYADRIAYGLYDGRPDIYSFDYPGHSGKFFFNGKNAFKPVLLPSAPVGIKYTLGSTALTNFTLTDEQGNIAFFGDTATETTQTAGAGAIHTPINSSWLLERMISQNRRDTVSFAYGSDLVFYPDATSQMQVITDYVAYTGGTPPNPYHASNVPGPTTSISTQVAEKPLTEIDFKNGKVVFEKEDTVRKDINQGVGNNVHALNRIVVYEYNYNSKMMEVQKTIVFYKSYFGTAAANNFRLRLDSIQILDKAGSIIEHYRFKYNRTELPFYQCFARDYWGYYNGKEISNTLTSLIPYMTVPYDGGTTTIGGTVPHNRDCDSNYMQASVLDTIYYPTGGYTTFTYQSNQFTNPSGQLRVAGGLRVTSIKSYDNVNATPIVRTYRYNIADSNYFLQYSFYAAPVQTHRYYVLQQQHYESEYQCNVSNYVSNPNIDLEPFDAATVVYPDVSEYIGTPAANVGRIRYIYSFDPDNLQSATIAGTPVVTTHFYNRGLLLSKSQYIRKSDGSYQIAKKDSNFYATFPEQQYNDVGFVSRKRFTNEGAAVTNVPLYPETLFFPNDYTSGAYIYSNYFINSEINLLTQTNSYIYDINDPTKYTTSIVSYTYSDTTHLQIAKTKHVDSKGNTHVTINKYPFDYLSGSTTHNQVLDSMVNRHMYASVVEKWDSLKNVTTSVNSITGAQLNTYQLGSITGTIVPGTISTLSVSSPVTNFAPMTINSGTGAIIKDSRYVQMISFDHYDNKNNLASYTPRNATSTAILWDYLYENPVAQVKNGPYISGGTGYAYTSFEADGQGNWIFTGTPVTDLTAPTGSKVYPLGTGNITSTFSVSGKAGIISYWSNGGAATVVCSGTTVTGTAMTTIGGWTYYEHVTPAGPFSITISGSVSIDELRLYPKDAQMTTFTYSPDGLTAMADTKGGINHFEYDYFARLKNIKDFYGNIVNNYYYHTYDQTIGNDAMSHSYTRTTCPPNTTPGSLTYAVPVNKYYSSTKASANAEAGFEMATNGQAKANQNCGCPPIMVNVTLTNSTGISGFQATFNGVAPYNFPSTGSTIIQVQQGTYATVSINAVGSATHTFKLTGFTDQTGHSASWSTVSVTSGSSLTLTVQ from the coding sequence GTGAACCTATCCTACCATGCCTCCGGAAACAAAGTGACCGATGTGGCCAGTTGGGTAGGGCTTGGCTGGTCCGTTCAGGCGGGCGGGGCCGTTACCCGGCATGTCATGGGTGGCCCAGATGATGATACGTACGGTTATCTGCGCGGTTATTTACGTTATGCCCCAAGCCTTGACATGACGGTAGATACCGATATGGACTACGCAGACAGAATAGCCTATGGTCTTTATGATGGCCGACCTGATATTTACTCCTTTGATTACCCCGGTCATAGCGGAAAGTTCTTTTTTAATGGCAAGAACGCTTTCAAACCGGTCTTACTACCCAGTGCACCCGTAGGCATCAAATATACCTTAGGGTCTACAGCCCTTACCAATTTTACACTCACCGACGAGCAAGGAAATATCGCATTTTTTGGGGATACAGCCACAGAAACCACGCAGACAGCCGGTGCAGGGGCGATTCATACGCCAATCAATTCGTCCTGGTTGCTAGAACGTATGATATCACAAAACAGACGGGATACGGTCTCCTTCGCCTACGGTTCCGACCTGGTTTTTTACCCCGATGCCACTTCTCAAATGCAAGTTATAACCGATTATGTGGCGTATACAGGTGGCACCCCACCAAATCCGTACCATGCCAGCAACGTACCAGGACCTACAACAAGCATTTCTACCCAGGTCGCGGAAAAGCCACTGACCGAGATTGATTTCAAAAATGGAAAGGTCGTTTTTGAAAAGGAAGACACGGTACGAAAAGACATTAACCAGGGAGTGGGCAATAACGTTCATGCATTGAACCGAATTGTCGTATACGAATATAACTACAACTCCAAAATGATGGAAGTGCAGAAGACTATCGTGTTTTACAAAAGTTACTTCGGCACGGCAGCAGCAAATAATTTCCGTTTACGATTAGATTCCATACAGATATTAGATAAAGCCGGAAGTATCATCGAGCATTACCGGTTTAAATACAACCGGACGGAGTTGCCCTTTTACCAGTGTTTCGCGCGCGACTACTGGGGCTATTACAATGGAAAAGAGATAAGCAATACGTTAACTTCCCTTATACCGTATATGACGGTGCCTTACGACGGCGGAACAACGACAATAGGGGGGACCGTGCCTCATAATCGAGACTGCGATTCCAATTATATGCAGGCAAGTGTATTAGATACGATTTACTACCCCACCGGTGGGTACACCACCTTTACCTACCAAAGCAACCAATTCACCAATCCATCGGGGCAACTGAGAGTAGCAGGCGGATTGCGGGTCACTTCGATCAAGAGCTATGATAACGTCAATGCAACCCCCATAGTAAGAACGTACAGATATAATATTGCAGATTCGAACTATTTCCTTCAATATTCTTTCTACGCCGCCCCGGTACAAACACACAGGTATTATGTTTTGCAACAACAACATTATGAATCGGAATATCAATGCAACGTTTCCAATTACGTCTCTAACCCAAATATTGATTTAGAGCCATTTGACGCCGCAACCGTCGTTTATCCGGATGTTTCCGAGTACATCGGTACCCCGGCGGCGAATGTTGGAAGAATCCGGTACATATATTCATTCGACCCTGATAACTTACAAAGCGCGACCATTGCAGGTACGCCGGTGGTAACCACCCATTTTTATAACCGTGGTCTGTTGTTATCCAAATCGCAGTATATCCGGAAAAGTGACGGTAGTTATCAAATCGCTAAAAAAGACAGCAATTTTTATGCAACATTTCCGGAACAACAATACAACGATGTCGGATTCGTGAGTAGAAAGAGGTTTACAAACGAAGGAGCGGCTGTAACAAACGTTCCGCTTTATCCCGAAACACTTTTCTTTCCCAATGATTACACCTCTGGCGCCTATATCTATTCAAATTACTTTATCAATTCCGAAATCAATTTATTAACCCAAACAAATAGCTACATATATGACATCAATGATCCCACCAAATATACAACGTCAATAGTCAGCTATACTTACAGCGACACAACCCATTTACAGATCGCTAAAACCAAACATGTCGATAGTAAAGGCAATACCCATGTCACAATAAATAAATATCCCTTCGACTATTTAAGCGGCAGTACCACGCACAACCAGGTGTTGGATTCTATGGTGAACCGCCACATGTATGCCAGCGTTGTTGAAAAATGGGACAGCCTGAAAAACGTGACAACCTCCGTTAATTCAATTACAGGCGCGCAATTAAATACGTATCAACTTGGTTCTATTACCGGCACAATTGTTCCCGGCACCATCAGCACCCTAAGTGTTAGCAGCCCGGTTACCAATTTTGCACCAATGACCATAAATTCAGGAACCGGAGCGATTATTAAAGACTCGCGTTACGTGCAAATGATCAGCTTTGATCATTATGACAATAAAAACAATCTCGCAAGCTACACGCCGAGAAACGCGACATCAACAGCAATATTGTGGGATTATTTGTATGAAAATCCCGTCGCCCAGGTAAAGAACGGACCTTACATCAGCGGCGGCACCGGATATGCCTACACCAGTTTTGAAGCAGACGGGCAAGGTAACTGGATATTTACCGGTACGCCGGTAACCGACCTTACAGCGCCAACCGGCAGCAAAGTATATCCGCTTGGTACAGGTAACATAACCAGCACGTTTTCTGTTTCAGGCAAAGCGGGCATTATTTCCTACTGGAGCAATGGAGGCGCAGCTACGGTCGTCTGTAGTGGAACTACAGTCACCGGGACAGCTATGACTACAATCGGTGGCTGGACCTATTATGAACATGTTACACCGGCCGGCCCATTTAGTATTACCATCAGCGGAAGCGTATCCATAGATGAACTGCGCCTGTACCCAAAAGACGCTCAGATGACCACCTTTACGTATTCGCCTGACGGCCTTACCGCCATGGCCGATACCAAAGGCGGTATCAATCATTTTGAGTACGACTATTTTGCCAGGCTGAAGAACATCAAAGACTTTTACGGCAACATCGTCAATAACTATTATTACCACACCTATGACCAGACTATCGGCAACGATGCGATGAGCCATAGTTATACGCGGACTACCTGCCCGCCGAACACTACGCCCGGTTCATTAACTTATGCAGTACCGGTCAATAAATATTATTCGTCCACCAAGGCCTCGGCCAACGCTGAGGCCGGTTTTGAAATGGCTACGAACGGCCAGGCTAAAGCTAATCAGAATTGCGGATGCCCACCCATTATGGTCAATGTGACGCTCACCAATTCAACCGGCATATCCGGTTTCCAGGCGACATTTAACGGGGTTGCTCCGTATAATTTCCCGTCTACCGGGAGTACGATCATACAAGTACAACAGGGTACCTATGCCACGGTTTCCATTAACGCGGTCGGTTCGGCAACACATACGTTCAAGCTAACGGGCTTTACTGACCAGACGGGGCATTCCGCAAGTTGGTCAACGGTCTCCGTCACTTCTGGTTCAAGCTTAACTTTAACGGTACAGTAG
- a CDS encoding DUF6443 domain-containing protein — MKITLATVLVVAAFHTYAQTQTNNYIRTQTPRISGITNDSLMAVNNTDKTKVQIAIQYVDGLGRPIQTIQKQGSPLGYDMISPQAYDAYGREVKKYLTYTPQTGTAGSYRPNAVSSDQRTFYATPPSGSGVTAITDPYAQTIFDNSPLSRTLEQGAPGVPWQPAATVADSGHTVKMVYKTNNDTLFSADSIKGRRVANYYVTIDSTNKRTLHNNSYYAANTLTVTISKDENWVSGRAGTVEEYKDIDGQVILKRAYNYKSGAVEMLSTYYVYDDLGKLAFVLPPLSGADGAVAISDTTLNNLCYQYGYDERERPIAKKIPGKGWEYTVYNTMDIPVATQDSLQRANKQWIFTKYDALNRPIWTGIWNNGGTAISRASLQTTLNGISSNLYEATGSSGNGYTNVAWPTTNVTATLTLDYYDGYSVPGTPTKYILASGVSKLTRGQPTAKKTAVLNTPTNQLWDVMYYDDLGRSIKTYAQHYLGGTLDTNNYDLTSITYNFTNQQTTTSRQHWNTASTLNPLVTIANTYLYDHMGRKLKTWEQIQNGNSTPTTKTLVSKIDYNEIGQVSNKHLHSLDSTTFLQNIPYTYNERGWLLTSGAALFSMRLYYNTSITPQYNGNIAQQYWGVSGNLNNHYNYIYDRLNRLLSGGATTGASENPVTYDLHGNITSLKRFQNSVVIDNLGYLYTGNQLTRVNDVTSSNTGMPAGLTYYTYDGNGNMLTDTNSVNTAQNKTFTYNLLNLPQTVKVAHGQLTYTYDAAGNKLRKVSVISGVTHTTDYISGIEYDGGTTDTLNFIQTEEGKVAKLGASYDYTYYLGDNLGNTRITFGTKTGTAIVYQKNDYYPFGMLAKDSVAVGRNEYLYNKKELQEETQEYDYGARYYDPVIARWITIDPLTEKSRRLTPYSYALNNPPRMIDPDGMRSKDSIAMDENNWATLRASFGMSSNSITANYSNSETSTDDNTPEQNQGTNNESSTKEEDKPRNGITVTHRTLGPLVSKLTDYYYQTIQPFTQTVVGEEGSESTTNLTYVGNKFEGSDFTKHGVGITSGGDVLYTKTVGNVTTTYILQHASVAVEISTTVNGISTGTITTTYPRVRRGFVSFSKSFEGLIEQGLRTIFPPQDNKKNPFLPLPGQKIPFPIPEP, encoded by the coding sequence ATGAAAATTACATTGGCTACGGTGTTGGTGGTCGCAGCCTTTCATACCTATGCGCAAACGCAAACTAATAACTATATCCGCACCCAAACGCCGCGCATCAGCGGAATTACCAACGACAGCCTGATGGCCGTTAACAATACCGACAAAACCAAGGTACAGATAGCCATACAATATGTTGACGGTTTGGGCAGGCCGATTCAAACGATACAAAAGCAAGGCTCGCCTTTAGGCTACGATATGATCAGCCCGCAGGCCTATGATGCATATGGCCGGGAAGTGAAGAAATACCTGACCTACACGCCGCAAACAGGAACAGCGGGCAGCTACCGCCCCAACGCGGTCAGTTCCGACCAGCGAACTTTTTACGCCACACCGCCGTCAGGGTCGGGGGTGACGGCCATTACCGATCCGTATGCACAAACCATTTTCGACAATTCGCCGTTGAGCCGCACCCTAGAACAGGGCGCACCGGGAGTGCCCTGGCAACCTGCTGCCACCGTGGCTGACAGCGGGCACACGGTAAAAATGGTGTACAAAACCAATAACGATACGTTATTTTCCGCAGACTCCATCAAAGGCCGGCGTGTCGCCAATTATTACGTAACCATTGACTCCACCAATAAACGAACCCTGCATAACAACAGCTACTATGCCGCCAACACGTTAACGGTTACTATTAGTAAAGATGAGAATTGGGTAAGCGGGCGTGCAGGGACGGTAGAGGAATACAAAGACATTGATGGACAGGTGATCCTGAAAAGAGCGTATAATTATAAGAGCGGCGCGGTTGAGATGCTGTCCACGTATTACGTGTACGATGACCTGGGCAAACTGGCTTTTGTGCTGCCGCCCCTTTCGGGAGCGGATGGTGCGGTTGCCATATCCGACACTACACTAAATAACCTATGCTATCAATACGGGTACGATGAACGCGAGAGGCCCATTGCCAAAAAGATCCCAGGTAAGGGCTGGGAATATACCGTGTATAACACGATGGACATCCCGGTAGCTACACAGGACAGCCTGCAACGCGCGAACAAGCAATGGATATTTACCAAATATGACGCACTGAACCGGCCTATCTGGACGGGTATATGGAACAATGGCGGCACGGCCATATCCCGGGCAAGTCTGCAAACCACACTGAACGGGATAAGCAGCAATCTCTACGAAGCCACCGGTAGCAGCGGCAATGGTTACACCAATGTGGCATGGCCCACAACAAATGTGACCGCTACACTCACCCTGGATTATTACGACGGGTACAGCGTACCGGGTACACCAACTAAATACATCTTAGCAAGTGGCGTAAGCAAGCTGACGCGAGGCCAGCCGACAGCGAAAAAGACCGCCGTGCTAAACACGCCAACAAACCAGCTTTGGGATGTGATGTACTATGACGACCTCGGAAGAAGTATCAAAACGTATGCTCAGCATTATTTAGGGGGTACCCTGGACACTAATAATTATGACCTGACCAGCATTACTTACAATTTTACCAATCAGCAAACCACTACTTCCAGACAGCATTGGAATACCGCAAGCACCTTAAATCCATTAGTGACTATTGCCAACACCTATTTATACGACCACATGGGCCGCAAGCTAAAGACATGGGAACAGATACAAAACGGGAACAGCACGCCCACAACCAAGACATTGGTTTCCAAGATCGATTACAACGAGATCGGCCAGGTATCAAACAAGCATTTGCATAGTTTAGATAGTACCACTTTTTTACAGAATATACCCTATACCTACAATGAACGGGGTTGGCTGCTCACCAGTGGCGCGGCCTTATTTTCTATGCGCTTGTATTACAATACCAGCATCACCCCACAGTATAACGGCAATATTGCGCAACAATACTGGGGTGTTTCCGGGAACCTCAACAATCATTATAATTACATTTATGATCGTTTGAACCGGCTGCTATCAGGTGGTGCCACAACAGGTGCCAGTGAGAATCCGGTAACGTATGACTTGCACGGGAATATCACCAGCCTGAAGCGTTTCCAGAACAGCGTCGTTATCGATAATTTGGGCTACCTATATACCGGCAACCAGCTGACCCGTGTGAACGATGTGACCAGCAGCAATACGGGAATGCCTGCCGGGTTAACGTACTATACGTACGACGGTAACGGCAATATGCTGACCGATACCAATTCGGTTAACACAGCGCAGAATAAAACGTTTACGTATAACCTGCTAAACCTGCCGCAAACGGTAAAGGTTGCGCATGGACAGTTAACCTATACGTACGACGCTGCTGGCAACAAACTGCGAAAGGTTTCGGTTATAAGCGGCGTTACCCATACGACGGATTATATAAGCGGCATAGAATACGATGGCGGCACAACCGATACCTTAAACTTTATTCAAACTGAGGAAGGCAAGGTGGCAAAGCTTGGGGCAAGCTATGATTACACTTATTACTTAGGCGATAACCTGGGTAATACGCGTATTACTTTTGGAACCAAGACAGGTACGGCTATTGTTTACCAAAAGAACGACTACTATCCATTTGGGATGCTGGCTAAGGACAGTGTTGCCGTCGGTAGAAATGAATATCTTTACAATAAAAAGGAGTTACAAGAGGAAACACAAGAGTACGATTACGGTGCACGGTATTATGATCCGGTAATTGCGCGATGGATAACAATCGATCCGTTGACAGAGAAGTCTAGGAGATTAACGCCGTATAGTTATGCTCTTAATAATCCACCAAGAATGATTGACCCGGACGGAATGCGTTCTAAAGATAGTATCGCGATGGATGAGAATAATTGGGCAACTTTAAGAGCTTCGTTTGGTATGAGTTCAAATTCAATAACAGCCAATTATTCAAATTCGGAAACATCTACCGATGATAATACGCCTGAACAGAATCAAGGTACAAATAATGAGTCAAGTACTAAAGAAGAAGATAAACCACGTAATGGTATTACAGTTACTCATAGAACTTTAGGACCTTTAGTTAGTAAATTGACGGACTATTATTATCAAACAATTCAACCTTTTACACAAACTGTAGTTGGAGAAGAAGGTTCCGAAAGTACAACGAATCTCACTTATGTGGGAAACAAATTTGAAGGGTCCGATTTTACAAAACATGGTGTGGGAATTACTTCAGGTGGTGACGTATTATACACAAAAACAGTGGGAAATGTTACAACGACTTATATCCTACAACACGCAAGTGTTGCAGTTGAAATTTCAACCACTGTAAATGGAATATCAACAGGGACTATTACAACAACTTATCCAAGAGTTAGAAGGGGGTTTGTTTCATTTTCAAAGAGTTTTGAAGGACTTATCGAACAAGGGTTAAGAACGATATTCCCCCCCCAGGACAATAAAAAGAATCCTTTTCTCCCATTACCTGGACAAAAGATTCCATTTCCAATACCAGAACCTTAA